In Corynebacterium endometrii, one DNA window encodes the following:
- a CDS encoding carbon starvation CstA family protein, producing MSTPVRQDPNLANPPEGVKYVYTDATDLPVGVEDNRPMSVKTRIIMGIIAILAALGWGFVAFSRGETVNAMWLVLAAVGSYIIAFTFYARFIELSIVKPRADRATPAEYDNDGKDFLPTDRRVLFGHHFAAIAGAGPLVGPILAAQMGYLPGTLWIIIGVILAGAVQDYLMLWISTRRRGRSLGTMLKDEIGTFGGAIGMFAIATIMIMLIAVLGLVVINALAESPWGVFSIGMTIPIAIFMGLYMRYLRPGAVAETSVIGVVLLVVAIIGGGWVAETEWGQDWFTLSKVALAWCLIIYGLVAAILPVWLLLAPRDYLSTFMKIGVIGLLAVGILIDRPALQMPAVTQFALDGTGPVFAGDLFPFLFITIACGALSGFHALVSSGTTPKMVEKESQMRMIGYGSMLIESFVAIMALIAACIIDQHLYFAMNAPAGLTGGTPEAAAAYVNGLGLNGPDIDPALLATAAANIGEPSIISRTGGAPTFAFGMSQILTDIFGNDALQSFWYHFAIMFEALFILTTIDAGTRVARFLISDTFGSIPGLGKFKDPHWKIGAWISTIIVCAGWGAILLMGVTDPLGGINMLFPLFGIANQLLAAIALGLILVVVAKKTGYKYLWVPGIPLVWDVVVTFYASFQKIFHDNPSIGYWAQNASFRDAKAQGLTEFGTAKTAEEIDTVIRNTAVQGSLSALYAILVAIVVVICVVVAFKAARQYEAGQAPETTEEPFTPSAYFAPAGMAVSDAEKPLVEAWNARFPDQHVGH from the coding sequence ATGTCCACGCCTGTGCGCCAGGATCCGAACCTGGCGAACCCGCCCGAAGGGGTGAAATACGTCTACACTGACGCCACTGATCTGCCAGTGGGCGTCGAGGACAACCGTCCAATGTCCGTCAAGACCCGCATCATTATGGGCATCATCGCCATCCTGGCCGCTTTGGGCTGGGGCTTTGTGGCCTTTTCCCGCGGCGAAACCGTCAACGCAATGTGGCTGGTTCTGGCCGCCGTGGGTTCTTATATCATCGCGTTTACGTTCTATGCGCGTTTTATCGAGCTCTCCATCGTGAAGCCGCGGGCTGATCGCGCTACGCCGGCGGAGTACGACAATGACGGCAAGGACTTCCTTCCGACTGACCGCCGCGTGCTCTTTGGCCACCATTTCGCCGCTATCGCGGGCGCCGGCCCGCTCGTGGGGCCAATCTTGGCCGCGCAAATGGGCTACCTGCCGGGCACCTTATGGATCATCATCGGCGTGATCCTGGCCGGCGCGGTGCAGGATTACCTGATGCTGTGGATCTCTACCCGGCGCCGGGGCCGCTCCCTGGGCACGATGCTGAAGGATGAGATCGGCACCTTCGGCGGCGCGATTGGCATGTTCGCCATTGCCACCATCATGATCATGCTGATCGCGGTGTTGGGCCTCGTTGTAATCAACGCCCTGGCCGAGTCCCCCTGGGGCGTGTTCTCCATCGGTATGACCATCCCCATCGCTATCTTCATGGGCCTATACATGCGCTACCTGCGCCCGGGTGCGGTGGCTGAGACCTCCGTCATCGGTGTGGTCCTGCTGGTTGTGGCCATCATCGGCGGCGGCTGGGTGGCCGAAACCGAATGGGGCCAGGACTGGTTTACCCTGTCCAAGGTCGCCCTTGCCTGGTGCCTCATTATCTACGGCCTGGTTGCTGCGATTCTGCCGGTGTGGCTGCTCCTGGCGCCGCGTGACTACCTGTCCACCTTCATGAAGATCGGCGTCATTGGCCTGCTGGCGGTGGGTATCCTCATCGACCGTCCTGCCCTGCAGATGCCGGCCGTGACCCAGTTTGCGCTGGACGGCACCGGCCCAGTCTTTGCTGGTGACCTCTTCCCATTCCTATTTATCACCATCGCCTGCGGTGCGCTCTCCGGGTTCCACGCGCTGGTTTCCTCCGGCACCACCCCGAAGATGGTAGAGAAGGAATCTCAGATGCGCATGATCGGCTACGGCTCCATGCTCATCGAGTCCTTCGTGGCCATCATGGCGCTGATTGCCGCCTGCATCATCGACCAGCACCTGTACTTCGCCATGAACGCACCCGCGGGCCTGACCGGTGGCACCCCCGAGGCCGCCGCGGCATACGTCAACGGCTTGGGCCTGAACGGCCCTGACATTGACCCCGCGCTGCTGGCGACCGCCGCCGCGAATATCGGCGAGCCATCCATCATCTCCCGAACGGGCGGTGCGCCCACCTTCGCGTTCGGTATGTCACAGATTCTGACTGACATCTTCGGCAACGATGCGCTGCAGTCCTTCTGGTACCACTTCGCCATCATGTTTGAGGCGCTGTTCATTCTCACCACCATCGACGCGGGTACCCGCGTGGCCCGATTCCTCATCTCTGACACCTTTGGCTCCATCCCGGGCCTGGGCAAGTTCAAGGACCCCCACTGGAAGATTGGTGCATGGATTTCCACCATCATCGTGTGTGCCGGTTGGGGCGCCATCCTGCTGATGGGTGTTACCGACCCGCTGGGCGGCATCAACATGCTCTTCCCGCTGTTCGGTATTGCTAACCAGTTGCTGGCCGCAATCGCGCTGGGCCTCATCCTGGTGGTCGTGGCTAAGAAGACCGGTTACAAGTACCTCTGGGTTCCGGGAATTCCGCTGGTCTGGGACGTGGTGGTGACCTTCTACGCTTCCTTCCAGAAGATCTTCCATGACAACCCATCGATTGGATACTGGGCCCAAAACGCGTCCTTCCGCGACGCCAAGGCCCAGGGGTTGACCGAATTTGGCACCGCTAAGACCGCCGAGGAAATTGACACGGTCATCCGAAACACCGCCGTCCAGGGCTCGCTATCGGCCCTATACGCCATCCTGGTGGCCATCGTGGTTGTCATCTGCGTGGTCGTGGCCTTCAAGGCCGCCCGCCAGTACGAGGCTGGCCAGGCCCCGGAAACTACCGAGGAGCCTTTCACCCCATCCGCTTACTTTGCGCCTGCAGGCATGGCGGTCAGCGACGCTGAAAAGCCGCTCGTCGAGGCCTGGAACGCCCGTTTCCCAGACCAGCATGTGGGGCATTAA
- a CDS encoding DUF1542 domain-containing protein: MEPLLLVAIVGGGAWYLSSRGNKKREAEREQAQLEDAQADARRWIERLGGQVMSISGTDAASTQAMADASERFTAANSAIARATTAKQAKLARESALEGMHYVNAAREIMGMTPGPELPPLEGQRAAGKVTEKRTIEADGQTLTASPYASDETPNYYPGGTIAGRPVPAGWYSRPWWADALTTGVWFMGYSMMFNAMFMGMSGVAYSGEEAAAGDWGGDAGGDVGGEDAGDLGGDDGGDFGGDDGGFFGGDGGDGGGLFDFGFDF, encoded by the coding sequence GTGGAACCTCTCCTGTTGGTGGCCATCGTTGGCGGTGGCGCGTGGTACTTGAGCTCGCGCGGGAATAAAAAGCGTGAGGCCGAGCGCGAGCAGGCCCAGCTTGAGGACGCGCAGGCTGACGCGCGTCGCTGGATTGAGCGCCTCGGCGGCCAGGTCATGAGCATTTCCGGCACGGACGCCGCCTCGACGCAGGCTATGGCCGACGCCTCCGAGCGTTTCACCGCCGCCAACTCCGCCATCGCGCGCGCGACCACAGCCAAGCAGGCCAAGTTGGCTCGCGAGTCCGCGCTGGAAGGCATGCACTATGTCAATGCTGCCCGCGAAATTATGGGAATGACCCCCGGCCCCGAGCTGCCGCCGTTGGAGGGCCAGCGCGCGGCGGGCAAGGTAACGGAAAAGCGCACCATCGAGGCGGATGGGCAGACGCTGACGGCCTCGCCGTATGCGTCGGATGAAACGCCTAACTATTATCCGGGCGGCACCATTGCGGGACGCCCCGTGCCGGCCGGCTGGTACTCCCGCCCGTGGTGGGCGGACGCTCTGACCACCGGCGTGTGGTTTATGGGCTATTCCATGATGTTCAACGCCATGTTCATGGGCATGTCCGGCGTGGCCTACTCCGGCGAGGAGGCGGCCGCTGGCGACTGGGGCGGTGACGCCGGCGGCGACGTCGGCGGTGAGGACGCGGGAGACTTGGGCGGCGATGACGGCGGCGACTTCGGGGGTGATGACGGCGGATTCTTCGGCGGCGACGGGGGTGACGGCGGCGGGCTGTTCGATTTTGGATTCGATTTCTAG
- a CDS encoding aldo/keto reductase, whose protein sequence is MTTSVPTVKLNDGREIPQLGYGVFKVDPAETKQLVAEALRVGYRHIDTAAIYGNEEGVGQAIAESGIPREELWITTKLWNDRQTDAAAALDESLEKLGLDYVDLYLIHWPTPEKGTYVEAWKQLIELQKSGKARSIGVSNFFPEHLDELESQTPVTPAVNQIELHPYLQQWKDIDAARSHGIMVEAWGPLGQGKSDLLEQPEITEAAEAHGVTPAQVVIRWHLQNGTIVFPKSANPERIAENFDVFDFELSDSEMAGITGLDRGEEGRGGAHPLEFN, encoded by the coding sequence ATGACCACTTCAGTACCAACAGTAAAGCTCAATGACGGCCGCGAAATCCCGCAGCTTGGATACGGCGTATTCAAGGTGGATCCGGCCGAGACCAAGCAACTCGTGGCAGAAGCCCTGCGGGTGGGCTACCGCCACATTGACACCGCGGCCATCTACGGCAACGAGGAGGGCGTGGGCCAGGCCATCGCGGAATCCGGAATCCCGCGTGAGGAACTGTGGATTACCACCAAGTTGTGGAATGACCGCCAGACCGATGCGGCCGCGGCGCTGGACGAATCCCTGGAGAAGCTGGGCCTCGACTACGTCGATCTGTACCTCATCCATTGGCCAACCCCTGAGAAGGGCACCTACGTGGAGGCGTGGAAGCAGCTCATCGAGCTGCAGAAGTCCGGCAAGGCCCGCTCGATTGGCGTATCCAACTTCTTCCCGGAGCACCTGGACGAGCTGGAGAGCCAAACGCCCGTGACCCCAGCGGTAAACCAAATCGAGCTGCACCCATACCTGCAGCAGTGGAAGGACATCGACGCGGCCCGTTCCCACGGAATCATGGTGGAAGCCTGGGGTCCCCTGGGCCAGGGCAAGTCAGACCTGCTTGAGCAGCCTGAGATTACCGAGGCCGCCGAGGCCCACGGCGTAACCCCCGCCCAGGTGGTCATCCGCTGGCACCTGCAAAACGGCACCATCGTCTTCCCGAAGTCCGCCAACCCAGAGCGCATCGCGGAGAACTTTGACGTCTTTGACTTCGAGCTCAGCGATTCGGAGATGGCCGGAATCACCGGCCTCGACCGCGGCGAAGAGGGCCGCGGCGGCGCACACCCGTTGGAATTTAACTAA
- a CDS encoding ribose-5-phosphate isomerase produces the protein MRVYLGADHAGFETKNAIAEHLKSQGHEVIDCGAHEYDAQDDYPAFCIEAAARTVNDPGSLGIVLGGSGNGEQIAANKVKGARCALAWSVETARLAREHNNAQLIGIGGRMHSEEEALAIVDAFLDQEWSREERHQRRIDILADYERTGIAPEVPEAKTL, from the coding sequence ATGCGCGTATATCTAGGAGCAGACCACGCAGGTTTCGAGACGAAAAATGCCATCGCCGAGCACCTGAAAAGCCAAGGCCACGAAGTCATTGACTGTGGCGCACACGAATATGATGCACAGGATGACTACCCGGCGTTCTGCATCGAGGCGGCCGCCCGCACGGTCAACGACCCGGGTTCCCTGGGCATTGTGCTGGGCGGTTCCGGCAACGGTGAGCAGATTGCAGCCAATAAGGTAAAGGGCGCGCGCTGCGCGCTTGCGTGGTCCGTTGAGACCGCGCGCCTGGCCCGCGAGCACAACAACGCCCAGCTCATTGGCATTGGCGGGCGCATGCACTCCGAGGAGGAGGCGCTGGCTATAGTCGACGCCTTCCTGGACCAGGAGTGGTCCCGCGAGGAGCGCCACCAGCGCCGCATCGACATCCTCGCCGATTATGAGCGCACTGGCATCGCCCCAGAGGTACCCGAAGCAAAGACCTTGTAG
- a CDS encoding DsbA family protein yields the protein MATPVKFWFDVTCPFAWVTSRWIKEVEKVRDIEVEFIPMSLAVLNDGRELDATYTEKMKAAWGPARVFAKVATEQPDKVDELYTTMGTIVHREDNSGRGGYGAYDDVIAEALRRTGLDAALADVANTEDADGQLRAFHESAISSVGDEVGTPVVKLGDTAFFGPVITRIPEGEEAGEIFDAAVRLAEYPYFFELKRTRTEMPHV from the coding sequence ATGGCAACCCCGGTGAAGTTTTGGTTCGATGTGACCTGCCCGTTCGCGTGGGTGACCTCCCGCTGGATCAAGGAAGTTGAGAAGGTCCGCGATATTGAGGTGGAATTCATCCCCATGTCCCTGGCGGTCCTCAATGACGGCCGCGAGCTGGATGCTACCTACACGGAAAAGATGAAGGCGGCCTGGGGGCCGGCCCGTGTGTTTGCCAAGGTGGCCACGGAGCAGCCGGACAAGGTCGATGAGCTTTACACCACCATGGGCACCATCGTGCACCGTGAGGACAATTCCGGCCGAGGGGGCTACGGCGCTTACGATGATGTGATTGCCGAGGCCCTGCGGCGTACCGGGCTAGACGCAGCTCTTGCCGACGTCGCCAACACCGAGGACGCGGACGGCCAGCTGCGCGCATTCCACGAATCCGCCATCTCCTCCGTGGGCGATGAGGTGGGCACCCCGGTCGTCAAGCTGGGGGATACCGCCTTCTTTGGCCCGGTCATTACCCGCATCCCGGAGGGCGAAGAGGCCGGCGAGATTTTCGACGCCGCCGTCCGCCTGGCCGAGTACCCGTATTTCTTTGAGCTCAAGCGCACCCGTACGGAAATGCCGCACGTGTAA
- the pepN gene encoding aminopeptidase N — translation MTSVNLTHVEAQQRSQLIDVDNYDVHLDLTGSETHFTSTTVVTFSAREAGSTFIDLRGESVSELTLDGSALETAGYDPAAGIALNNLTAGAHELKVVAQIPYSRTGEGLHRFVDPADGNVYLYTQFETADAKRAFACFDQPDMKATYDLAFTTPADWKVITNSPVTRQAQGDNVVHRARVDYQLSTYLIALCAGPYHEITDAWTGELTHHPETPAGQPTSIEVPLGLYCRQSVADHLDVERLFTETKQGFDFYHRNFGFAYPFGKYDQIFVPEFNAGAMENAGCVTIRDEYVFTTQASHYLYERRADTILHELAHMWFGDLVTMQWWDDLWLNESFATWAAAISQAEETEYDTAWVTFANVEKSWAYQQDQLPTTHPISTDASDIETVEQNFDGITYAKGASVLKQLQAYVGREEFFAGVRRHFAAHQWSNATFADLLGHLEEASGRDLSFWASQWLKTTGINTLRVVTKEKDGVITSASLLQGGDPLRTHRVGVGVHALVDGAVKRTKRIELDIDGESTEIADLVGLRVEDCEFILPNDEDLTYALLELDERSLEFLINNIDKFEDPMARTLCWSTAWEMTRAGTMRARDFAALVAKGAAAETELAVLERIIMQATTALDAYADPAWAEAEGYAHLAQALLDGTDTDNQQRYIVFANALTKLPLTKATRAFCRDVLENGTDQGLRWKAIAALSADAALPDAPSTIAAELERDKSSTGRSSSLRALAAINTDENKRAVWDEFMGGQLSNLELRHKLEGFTYPGATKHLNGMNEEYFDKAEEIWTSNSSEIAQATINGAFPSWDVSEKALARADKFLERELAGGLRRIVTEQRDRVARALRNRRVDAS, via the coding sequence ATGACCTCAGTAAACCTGACCCACGTCGAGGCCCAGCAGCGCTCCCAGCTCATAGACGTTGATAACTATGACGTCCACCTGGACCTGACCGGCTCAGAAACCCACTTCACCTCCACCACCGTGGTGACCTTTAGCGCGCGTGAGGCGGGTTCCACGTTTATTGACCTGCGCGGCGAGTCCGTGAGCGAACTGACCCTGGACGGCAGCGCGCTGGAGACCGCCGGCTATGACCCGGCGGCGGGCATCGCGCTGAACAACCTCACCGCCGGTGCCCACGAGCTCAAGGTGGTGGCCCAAATCCCGTACTCCCGAACCGGCGAGGGCCTGCACCGCTTCGTGGATCCCGCGGACGGCAACGTCTACCTCTACACCCAGTTTGAGACCGCGGACGCCAAGCGGGCCTTCGCCTGCTTCGACCAGCCGGACATGAAGGCCACCTACGACCTGGCGTTTACCACGCCCGCGGACTGGAAGGTCATCACCAACTCCCCAGTGACCCGGCAAGCTCAGGGGGATAACGTGGTCCACCGCGCGCGGGTGGATTACCAACTGTCCACCTACCTCATCGCCCTGTGCGCCGGCCCCTACCATGAGATTACGGACGCCTGGACCGGCGAGCTGACCCATCACCCAGAGACCCCGGCGGGCCAGCCCACCTCCATTGAGGTCCCCCTGGGCCTATACTGCCGCCAGTCCGTCGCGGATCACCTGGACGTAGAGCGCCTGTTCACGGAGACCAAGCAGGGGTTTGACTTCTACCACCGCAATTTCGGCTTCGCGTACCCGTTCGGTAAGTATGACCAGATATTCGTTCCGGAATTCAACGCCGGCGCCATGGAGAATGCCGGCTGCGTCACCATCCGTGACGAGTACGTCTTTACTACCCAGGCCTCCCACTACCTCTACGAGCGCCGCGCGGACACCATCCTCCATGAGCTGGCCCACATGTGGTTCGGCGACCTGGTGACCATGCAGTGGTGGGATGACCTGTGGCTCAATGAATCCTTCGCCACCTGGGCGGCGGCCATTTCCCAGGCGGAGGAAACCGAGTATGACACGGCGTGGGTCACCTTCGCCAACGTCGAGAAGTCCTGGGCTTACCAGCAGGATCAGTTGCCAACCACCCACCCCATCTCCACCGACGCATCCGATATTGAGACGGTAGAGCAGAACTTTGATGGCATCACCTACGCCAAGGGCGCGTCCGTGCTCAAGCAGCTGCAGGCATACGTGGGCCGCGAGGAGTTCTTTGCCGGCGTGCGTCGCCACTTCGCCGCGCACCAGTGGTCCAACGCCACCTTCGCGGACCTGTTGGGCCACCTGGAGGAGGCCTCCGGCCGCGACCTGAGCTTCTGGGCCAGCCAGTGGCTCAAGACCACCGGCATCAACACCCTGCGCGTGGTCACGAAGGAAAAAGACGGGGTTATTACCTCTGCGTCCCTGCTGCAGGGCGGCGATCCGCTGCGCACCCACCGCGTCGGCGTGGGCGTCCATGCCCTAGTCGATGGCGCGGTCAAGCGCACCAAGCGCATTGAGCTGGACATCGATGGTGAGTCCACGGAAATTGCGGACCTGGTGGGCCTGCGCGTGGAGGACTGCGAATTCATTCTGCCAAACGATGAGGATTTGACCTATGCCCTGCTGGAGCTGGATGAGCGCTCACTGGAATTCCTCATCAACAACATCGACAAGTTTGAGGACCCCATGGCCCGCACCCTGTGCTGGTCCACCGCGTGGGAGATGACCCGCGCCGGCACCATGCGCGCGCGTGATTTCGCGGCGCTGGTGGCCAAGGGCGCGGCGGCCGAGACTGAGCTTGCGGTGCTCGAGCGCATCATCATGCAGGCCACCACGGCGCTGGATGCCTACGCGGATCCCGCCTGGGCCGAGGCCGAGGGCTACGCCCACCTGGCGCAGGCCCTCCTGGACGGCACCGATACGGATAACCAGCAGCGCTACATTGTCTTCGCCAACGCTTTGACCAAGCTTCCGCTCACGAAGGCCACGCGCGCATTCTGCCGGGACGTGCTGGAAAACGGGACCGATCAGGGCCTGCGCTGGAAGGCGATTGCGGCACTTTCCGCCGACGCCGCCTTGCCCGACGCCCCCTCCACCATCGCCGCCGAGCTTGAGCGCGATAAGTCCTCCACCGGCCGCTCCTCTTCACTGCGCGCGCTGGCCGCGATTAATACGGATGAAAACAAGCGCGCCGTGTGGGATGAGTTCATGGGCGGGCAGCTGTCCAACCTCGAGCTGCGCCACAAGCTGGAGGGATTTACCTACCCCGGCGCCACCAAGCATTTGAACGGCATGAATGAGGAGTACTTCGACAAGGCGGAGGAGATCTGGACGTCGAATTCTTCCGAGATTGCCCAGGCCACCATCAACGGCGCGTTCCCAAGCTGGGACGTCAGCGAAAAGGCGCTCGCGCGGGCGGATAAATTCCTCGAGCGCGAGCTGGCCGGCGGCCTGCGCCGCATCGTCACCGAGCAGCGCGACCGTGTGGCCCGAGCCCTGCGAAACCGCCGGGTAGACGCGTCCTAA
- a CDS encoding sensor histidine kinase, translated as MTKAHRQDGSLRLRILVPVILTVLTVLGTMFLFTRAALLGEVTDGANRDIVQELDELERFVEDSSRPESPLAFGTARELVTYYISHQIPGDKETILGIVEGRGVIQPDLSQMGPNHPAPLALDAPIIAEITTSPHPSGVFDSPERGQSHWGRVQIETGPGGEPVTFAVISFVQDGIDNAERQVRWLGLIGLGLSLLAVVAVWLVVNRILRPIQDLEAVSSSISNSDLTSRVPVHSNDEIGRLASTFNAMLDRLETAYRDQRTFVDDAGHELRTPITVVRGQLELLENSTPEEQKRSVALATAELDRMSRMVNDLLILAVSDAGTLVKGADVDVAELTIDIEDKAETLSPRIQLVEVAEGQAFLDEQRITQAVLELCRNALRYSEGAVEVGSSLDSSNFEIWVKDSGQGIAPDKQGSLFARFSRGEQPGAARPSGAGLGLSIVDAIAKAHGGTVRVDSEVGKGSQFTIVIPRFSTTPAA; from the coding sequence ATGACTAAGGCGCACCGGCAAGATGGCTCGCTGAGGCTTCGCATCCTGGTTCCGGTCATCCTGACGGTCCTGACCGTGCTGGGCACCATGTTCCTGTTTACCCGCGCCGCCCTTTTGGGCGAGGTCACCGATGGCGCCAATAGAGACATAGTCCAGGAATTGGATGAACTCGAGCGGTTCGTGGAGGATTCCTCCCGCCCGGAATCCCCACTCGCCTTTGGTACCGCCCGGGAATTGGTGACCTATTACATCTCCCACCAGATCCCCGGGGATAAGGAGACCATACTGGGCATCGTGGAGGGCCGCGGAGTCATCCAGCCCGATTTAAGCCAAATGGGACCCAACCATCCGGCGCCCCTAGCGTTGGATGCGCCCATCATCGCCGAGATCACCACGTCTCCGCATCCTTCCGGGGTGTTTGATTCCCCTGAGCGCGGCCAAAGCCACTGGGGGCGCGTGCAGATTGAGACCGGCCCCGGCGGGGAGCCCGTGACCTTCGCCGTCATCTCGTTTGTCCAGGACGGAATCGATAACGCCGAGCGCCAGGTCCGCTGGCTCGGCCTCATAGGCTTGGGCTTGTCCCTCCTAGCCGTGGTAGCCGTATGGCTGGTGGTCAACCGCATCCTGCGCCCAATCCAGGATCTTGAGGCGGTGTCTTCTTCCATCTCCAACTCTGATCTCACCTCCCGGGTTCCGGTCCACAGCAACGATGAGATTGGCCGCCTGGCCTCCACCTTCAACGCCATGCTGGACCGGCTCGAAACGGCCTACCGCGACCAGCGCACGTTCGTCGATGACGCGGGCCACGAGCTGCGCACCCCCATCACGGTGGTGCGCGGGCAGCTGGAGCTGCTGGAAAACAGCACACCGGAGGAGCAAAAGCGTTCCGTGGCCCTGGCCACCGCCGAGCTGGACCGCATGTCCCGCATGGTCAATGACCTGTTAATCCTTGCGGTCTCCGACGCGGGCACGCTGGTCAAGGGCGCGGACGTAGACGTCGCCGAGCTCACCATCGATATCGAGGACAAGGCGGAGACCCTCTCCCCCCGCATCCAGCTGGTGGAGGTGGCGGAGGGCCAGGCCTTCCTCGACGAGCAGCGCATCACCCAGGCCGTGCTGGAGCTATGCCGCAACGCGCTGCGTTACAGCGAGGGCGCGGTGGAGGTTGGATCCTCATTGGATTCGTCCAACTTCGAGATTTGGGTCAAGGATTCCGGGCAGGGTATCGCCCCGGACAAGCAGGGAAGCCTCTTCGCGCGCTTCTCGCGCGGCGAGCAGCCCGGCGCGGCCCGGCCGTCCGGCGCGGGCTTGGGGCTGTCCATCGTCGACGCCATCGCCAAGGCCCACGGCGGCACGGTCCGCGTGGATTCCGAGGTTGGCAAGGGCTCGCAATTTACCATCGTGATTCCGCGTTTCAGCACCACCCCCGCCGCCTAG
- a CDS encoding response regulator transcription factor, translating into MPRILIAEDDRGISDFISRGLRGEGYECDVVEAGPNAFAAARSGDYDLVILDLGLPHMDGADVLEQLRALGVRIPIIVLTARTNIEDRVRSLEGGADDYMPKPFQFAELAARVRLRLPRPGTGSANEEDSMALTHGDMTLDLRAQRVQLGGKWKDLSRRETALLEAFLRHPNEVLSRAQLLEMVWEIGFDPGSNVVDVYVRTLRKKVGSQRIETVRGSGYRLAPADE; encoded by the coding sequence ATGCCACGTATCTTGATTGCCGAGGATGACCGCGGTATTTCTGACTTCATCTCGCGCGGCCTGCGCGGTGAAGGATACGAGTGTGACGTTGTTGAGGCCGGCCCCAACGCTTTCGCCGCGGCCCGTTCTGGCGACTATGACCTTGTGATCCTGGACCTTGGCCTGCCGCACATGGACGGCGCCGACGTGCTGGAGCAATTGCGCGCCCTGGGCGTGCGTATCCCCATCATTGTGCTGACCGCGCGCACCAATATCGAGGACCGCGTCCGCAGCCTCGAAGGCGGCGCGGACGATTACATGCCGAAGCCATTCCAGTTTGCGGAATTGGCCGCACGGGTGCGCCTGCGGCTGCCGCGCCCGGGTACCGGCTCCGCCAATGAGGAAGACTCCATGGCCCTAACCCACGGTGACATGACCCTGGACCTGCGCGCACAGCGCGTGCAGCTGGGAGGGAAATGGAAGGACTTATCGCGCCGCGAGACCGCTCTGCTTGAGGCCTTCCTCCGCCACCCCAATGAGGTGTTATCCCGCGCCCAGCTGCTCGAAATGGTGTGGGAGATCGGTTTTGACCCGGGTTCCAACGTGGTGGATGTCTACGTGCGCACGCTGCGCAAGAAGGTTGGCTCGCAGCGAATCGAGACCGTGCGCGGTTCCGGCTACCGCTTGGCACCGGCGGATGAGTAA
- a CDS encoding SDR family oxidoreductase, with protein sequence MANKKGNAIITGATGGMGKEMVADLSRDYAVYAVGRNAEELARLAAIDGVTTVQADLLDLLDSPGKPLSELGLPELDEVKVLVHSAAIAHRMSVEEATPADWRRHMDINVHVPAELTRRYLPALRAAEATVIFINSGAGRADLPDNAVYAATKHALYALAGSLRKAELGIRVSSVAPGPVDTPMLAGLQDYDPAEVIEPVEVARAVRAVIDAGPSTQLTEVQVRPRIELADRKRLKASR encoded by the coding sequence ATGGCAAACAAAAAGGGCAATGCGATCATCACCGGAGCCACCGGCGGCATGGGAAAGGAAATGGTGGCGGATCTGTCCCGGGATTACGCCGTGTACGCGGTGGGCCGCAATGCCGAGGAATTGGCGCGGCTGGCCGCCATTGACGGCGTGACCACCGTGCAGGCAGACCTGCTGGACCTCCTGGATTCGCCGGGCAAGCCCCTGAGCGAACTCGGCCTCCCGGAGCTGGATGAGGTGAAAGTGCTCGTCCACTCCGCGGCCATCGCGCACCGCATGTCCGTCGAGGAGGCCACCCCCGCCGATTGGCGCAGGCACATGGACATCAACGTCCACGTTCCGGCGGAGCTTACCCGCCGCTATCTTCCCGCCCTGCGCGCCGCCGAGGCCACCGTCATCTTCATCAACTCCGGCGCGGGGCGCGCGGACCTTCCGGATAACGCGGTGTACGCCGCGACCAAACACGCCCTCTACGCCCTGGCCGGTTCCCTGCGCAAGGCGGAACTGGGCATCCGGGTTAGCTCTGTGGCCCCGGGCCCGGTGGATACGCCGATGCTCGCCGGCCTTCAGGATTACGATCCTGCAGAGGTCATTGAGCCGGTCGAGGTGGCCCGTGCAGTGCGCGCCGTCATCGACGCTGGCCCCTCGACACAACTCACCGAAGTTCAGGTCCGCCCCCGCATCGAGCTGGCGGATCGCAAGCGCCTCAAGGCTTCACGCTAG